One part of the Deltaproteobacteria bacterium genome encodes these proteins:
- a CDS encoding transposase, which produces MARFPRSLLSDLTSHFHVICRGNNRGKLFLAEEDYEQFHGLMQRACALWSAEIYHYVFMTTHTHFLCCVPTIQTLSKMFHWIQLLYCQYYQRKYPAIGHLWHSRFRSIPILAESHLLRCGRYIELNPVAAGLALQAATYRWSSYQRYACGRPDNLVTLSPWVLAMGEDVGERAFAYAAYVEEGATAGSDEDALLFEQKTTPRLPEQPRIPKWCTR; this is translated from the coding sequence ATGGCTCGATTCCCTCGGTCGCTGCTGTCGGACCTCACATCGCACTTCCATGTCATCTGTCGCGGCAATAATCGCGGAAAATTATTCCTCGCGGAAGAGGACTATGAGCAGTTTCACGGGCTGATGCAGCGGGCCTGTGCCCTGTGGTCGGCCGAGATTTATCACTATGTCTTCATGACAACGCATACGCATTTCTTATGTTGTGTCCCGACCATTCAGACGTTGTCGAAGATGTTTCATTGGATCCAGCTCTTGTACTGCCAATATTATCAGCGAAAATATCCCGCGATTGGTCATTTGTGGCACAGCCGTTTTCGTTCGATCCCTATTCTTGCAGAATCCCATCTGTTGCGGTGTGGGCGTTACATCGAGCTGAATCCCGTAGCGGCCGGATTAGCCCTGCAGGCTGCAACGTATCGGTGGAGCAGTTATCAACGGTATGCCTGCGGGAGACCCGACAATTTGGTCACACTCAGTCCTTGGGTCTTGGCGATGGGTGAAGATGTGGGCGAACGGGCATTCGCTTATGCGGCGTATGTGGAAGAGGGGGCCACCGCGGGCAGTGACGAAGATGCGCTGCTGTTCGAACAAAAGACGACTCCCAGACTACCGGAGCAACCCCGCATTCCCAAATGGTGCACGCGTTAA
- the smc gene encoding chromosome segregation protein SMC gives MHLKSIELVGFKSFVDRTIIQFERGITGIVGPNGSGKSNVVDAIRWVMGEQSAKHLRGGEMLDVIFAGSQSRAPMGMASVFITFDNSDGRAPAEFADYAEITVGRRLYRSGESEYFINKTPCRLKDIIDLFLGTGTGTKAYSIVEQGRIGQIVSSKPEERRYLLEEAAGISKFRHRREAAQRKMEATQQNLLRLQDLIQELKRQLGALQRQAKKAERYRELADELRTIDLRVAAHQWTLAQTEQTRTATELQQQCEAEASAAAALNAQETAIAELRLEMAAIETALSAAQQHSYALQNQLHLYETRLALSAKEVEEWEAKRVAACLAQEEAAARVAAWREALHHANDTKLAADLGVASADDELREGETASQAARAELELVHQTVRAQEQIQMNAERELATVTARTEALQRRTAELATQLARAEEETATLAKQQRTTQQTLAEVRGTIAAREQQFLQLGEERGSVAATIAEQQAELARQAAEVESRQAVLQQAQSRLHSLEELQRNLEGYGVGVKALLQPTVEEPVRAGLRGTVADALQVVPEYETAVAAVLGERLQALVVAEIGAAAAAIDYLKHGGHGRSTFIPLAGRTGTLNSDAFSGDGVLGPLTQFVTAAEPFTALVPLLAADVVVVQSLADAVRLWEEHPTTTFVTLDGEVLSPAGIVTGGSDHETGQLLLARRRECETLRVTATTAQTALQTAQELKRRCQERIAGLQQRVTALSQDHHAEEVQLAQYRQQLRHLEQEGERIQRAQTDAQQTTLRIQTERDTAGTEAATLTTTRSDFDTQCRAATGALTEARERETALRQELEQTNERLARIRANLAAQQERARASERDIERLANSIAETITASERKAAEICDGEAAVASAERQRTQLQELRAAAAREAEAALQAQQDVQRRFHDATEQVRDREAGLKELRGRHETAVQAKHAIELTVAQQQERQNFLRYDIMEKYRVEIAEAAPQYLSDDFALEPASARAEELRAKVQQLGGVNSDAITEFEELQSRHDFLVRQATDLENSLTTLQRAIQKINRVSRERFVETFTAINERFERLFPKLFRGGNAKLVLTDESNALEAGVEIIAQPPGKKLQNMTLLSGGEKALTAVAMIFAMFLVRPSPFCLLDEVDAPLDDANIDRFNEMVREMTDYAQFILITHNKRTMELADTLYGVTMEEAGISKIVSVKLGAHARDRTDRDTKTAAA, from the coding sequence ATGCATCTGAAATCTATCGAATTGGTCGGATTCAAGTCGTTCGTCGACCGGACCATCATCCAATTTGAACGCGGCATTACCGGGATCGTCGGACCGAACGGGTCCGGGAAGAGCAACGTCGTCGATGCGATTCGTTGGGTGATGGGCGAGCAATCCGCCAAACATCTGCGCGGCGGGGAAATGCTCGACGTGATCTTCGCCGGCAGCCAGTCCCGCGCCCCGATGGGGATGGCGAGTGTCTTCATCACGTTCGACAACAGCGACGGCCGCGCCCCGGCCGAATTCGCCGACTACGCCGAAATCACAGTCGGACGACGACTCTATCGTTCCGGCGAGAGCGAATATTTCATTAATAAGACCCCGTGCCGATTGAAAGACATCATCGACCTGTTTCTCGGGACCGGAACGGGGACCAAGGCGTACTCGATCGTCGAACAAGGCCGAATCGGCCAGATCGTCTCTTCCAAACCGGAGGAACGGCGCTATTTATTGGAAGAGGCGGCGGGAATTTCCAAATTTCGCCATCGGCGTGAGGCCGCGCAACGCAAGATGGAAGCCACGCAGCAAAATTTGCTGCGGCTGCAAGACCTGATTCAAGAACTGAAGCGCCAGTTGGGGGCGTTGCAGCGCCAGGCGAAGAAGGCGGAACGGTATCGGGAACTGGCCGACGAACTCCGCACCATCGATTTACGCGTCGCTGCGCATCAATGGACGCTCGCGCAGACCGAACAGACGCGGACCGCGACGGAGTTGCAACAACAGTGCGAGGCGGAAGCGAGCGCTGCGGCTGCGTTGAATGCCCAAGAAACAGCGATTGCGGAGTTGCGGTTGGAAATGGCCGCCATCGAGACCGCGTTGTCCGCCGCGCAACAACACAGCTACGCATTACAGAACCAACTCCATTTGTACGAAACCCGCTTGGCGCTCAGCGCGAAGGAAGTGGAAGAATGGGAAGCGAAACGCGTCGCGGCTTGCCTGGCACAGGAAGAGGCCGCGGCCCGTGTCGCGGCCTGGCGCGAGGCATTGCATCACGCCAATGACACGAAGCTCGCGGCGGATCTTGGCGTGGCGAGCGCCGACGACGAACTGCGCGAGGGCGAGACCGCCAGTCAGGCGGCGCGCGCGGAACTCGAACTTGTCCATCAAACAGTCCGCGCGCAAGAACAGATTCAAATGAACGCGGAGCGGGAACTGGCCACCGTCACGGCGCGAACGGAGGCCTTGCAACGTCGCACTGCGGAACTGGCGACCCAGTTGGCCCGTGCGGAAGAAGAAACCGCCACGCTGGCGAAACAACAACGGACCACGCAGCAAACGCTGGCCGAAGTCCGCGGAACGATCGCCGCCCGCGAACAACAATTCTTGCAACTCGGGGAAGAGCGCGGCAGCGTCGCAGCCACGATTGCGGAACAACAAGCCGAATTGGCACGGCAAGCAGCGGAAGTGGAATCGCGCCAAGCGGTGCTGCAGCAAGCGCAATCGCGACTCCATTCGTTGGAGGAATTGCAACGCAACTTGGAAGGCTATGGCGTCGGCGTCAAGGCCTTACTCCAACCCACAGTGGAAGAGCCGGTGCGCGCTGGGTTGCGCGGCACGGTGGCCGATGCCCTCCAAGTCGTCCCGGAATATGAAACCGCCGTGGCTGCGGTGTTGGGAGAACGGCTGCAGGCGCTGGTGGTCGCAGAGATCGGCGCAGCCGCGGCGGCGATCGACTATTTGAAACACGGCGGACATGGACGCAGCACATTTATTCCGCTGGCGGGACGTACGGGCACGCTGAACAGCGATGCGTTCAGCGGCGATGGAGTGCTCGGCCCGCTGACCCAATTCGTCACGGCGGCGGAACCGTTTACGGCGTTAGTTCCGCTGCTCGCAGCGGATGTCGTCGTCGTGCAAAGTCTCGCGGACGCCGTTCGGCTGTGGGAGGAACACCCGACCACGACGTTTGTCACGCTGGACGGCGAAGTGCTCAGCCCTGCCGGAATCGTCACAGGGGGGAGCGACCACGAGACGGGGCAGTTGTTGCTCGCGCGACGACGGGAATGCGAAACGTTGCGCGTCACGGCGACGACGGCGCAGACCGCGCTACAGACCGCGCAGGAATTGAAGCGGCGCTGTCAGGAACGAATCGCCGGCCTCCAACAGCGCGTCACGGCGCTCTCCCAAGATCATCATGCGGAAGAAGTGCAGCTCGCCCAATATCGGCAACAGCTGCGCCACTTGGAACAGGAAGGCGAGCGGATCCAACGCGCCCAGACGGACGCCCAGCAGACGACGCTCCGCATTCAGACGGAACGCGACACAGCCGGCACCGAAGCCGCCACGTTGACCACCACGCGTAGTGATTTCGATACGCAATGTCGCGCCGCCACCGGCGCGTTGACCGAGGCCCGTGAACGGGAAACGGCGTTGCGACAAGAACTCGAACAGACCAACGAACGACTGGCGCGGATTCGCGCCAACCTTGCGGCGCAACAGGAACGCGCGCGCGCGAGCGAACGGGACATCGAACGACTGGCCAACTCGATCGCCGAAACGATTACCGCGAGCGAACGGAAGGCGGCGGAGATCTGTGACGGCGAAGCGGCCGTGGCCAGTGCGGAGCGGCAACGCACCCAATTGCAGGAACTGCGCGCCGCCGCGGCACGCGAGGCCGAGGCCGCGTTGCAAGCGCAACAAGATGTGCAACGGCGATTTCACGATGCCACGGAACAAGTGCGCGACCGGGAGGCCGGCTTGAAGGAACTTCGTGGACGCCACGAAACGGCCGTCCAGGCGAAGCACGCAATCGAACTGACAGTGGCGCAACAGCAGGAACGGCAGAATTTCCTCCGCTACGACATCATGGAAAAATATCGCGTGGAAATTGCCGAGGCCGCGCCGCAATACCTCAGCGACGACTTCGCGCTGGAACCCGCCAGCGCGCGCGCGGAAGAACTGCGCGCCAAAGTGCAACAACTCGGCGGCGTGAACAGCGACGCAATCACCGAATTCGAAGAGCTGCAATCACGCCACGACTTCTTGGTCCGCCAAGCCACCGACCTGGAAAATTCGTTGACCACGTTGCAGCGTGCCATTCAAAAGATCAATCGCGTCAGTCGCGAACGCTTCGTGGAAACCTTCACCGCGATCAACGAACGCTTCGAGCGACTGTTCCCCAAATTGTTCCGCGGCGGCAACGCGAAGCTGGTGCTCACCGACGAATCCAACGCGTTGGAGGCCGGCGTGGAAATCATCGCGCAGCCACCGGGCAAGAAGCTGCAGAACATGACGCTGCTGTCGGGCGGCGAAAAGGCGCTCACCGCTGTCGCGATGATCTTCGCGATGTTCCTGGTGCGGCCATCGCCGTTTTGCCTGCTCGACGAAGTCGACGCCCCGCTCGACGACGCGAACATCGACCGGTTCAACGAGATGGTGCGGGAGATGACCGACTACGCGCAATTCATCCTGATCACGCACAACAAACGAACCATGGAACTGGCCGACACGCTCTACGGCGTCACGATGGAAGAGGCCGGCATCTCCAAGATCGTCTCCGTCAAACTCGGCGCCCACGCCCGCGACCGCACCGACCGCGACACCAAAACCGCCGCCGCGTAA
- a CDS encoding Na/Pi cotransporter family protein translates to MTFTSTGELLGGLAFFFFGLHSVREGMQLYAGDRLRNILLRLTDNRVKAFSFGALVTMILQSSSATSALLVGLADGGLLTLNQAFAVILGADVGTTAVVFLLAAHSVHAYALVAITIGFGLYLVASQRSLRYLGQIISGIGLVFYGIAITVHAMEPFREAHWVQELLAALAVNPFWAVVGAALFTALVRSSAATLGIALSLAYSGILTLDGALPFVLGANLGTTITAAMAAVGGNVNARRVAGAHLVSKLIGVVIVFPWMGAAAVGLHTLSGLLRTWQTPFDGGVGLEIALAHFLFNFGVTLVFLPLLPIGVRLICRLIPEGIQPERYGPRYLDERALETPSLALAQAAREVLRIAGLAHEAFHHSIALFERGPDFFAVVERIEAVDDKLDCLDRGVRFFLAKMSQELLTEEQVKAQLGLLDIGSSLEEVGDIVSKEMIQLGRKRHDRQRTFSDEGLDELRVYHAKLEDLFTIVIGCLTTHDPVLARDAEGRSRMLISMEEDLRLAHLRRLHEGVKESIETSSIHIDLLSDFKHVAQKLGHVARISLEPGR, encoded by the coding sequence ATGACGTTCACCTCCACAGGCGAGCTCCTCGGCGGGCTCGCCTTCTTTTTCTTCGGACTCCATTCCGTGCGCGAGGGGATGCAGCTCTACGCCGGCGATCGCCTGCGCAATATCCTGTTGCGACTGACCGACAACCGCGTGAAGGCCTTCAGCTTCGGCGCGTTGGTCACGATGATCCTGCAAAGCAGTTCGGCCACGTCCGCATTATTAGTGGGACTCGCGGATGGCGGATTGCTCACGCTGAACCAAGCCTTCGCCGTGATCCTCGGCGCCGACGTCGGGACTACGGCCGTCGTCTTTCTGTTGGCCGCCCATTCCGTGCACGCGTATGCGTTAGTGGCGATCACGATCGGATTCGGACTCTATCTCGTCGCGTCGCAGCGTTCGTTGCGCTACCTCGGCCAAATCATCTCCGGGATCGGACTGGTATTTTACGGCATCGCGATCACGGTGCACGCGATGGAGCCGTTCCGCGAGGCGCATTGGGTCCAAGAATTGCTCGCCGCGTTGGCCGTGAATCCCTTTTGGGCCGTGGTCGGTGCGGCGCTCTTTACAGCCTTAGTGCGCTCGAGTGCGGCCACGCTCGGTATCGCGCTCAGTCTCGCGTATTCCGGAATTCTCACCTTGGATGGCGCGTTGCCGTTCGTGCTCGGCGCCAATCTCGGGACCACGATCACGGCAGCGATGGCCGCGGTCGGTGGCAACGTGAACGCGCGCCGCGTGGCGGGCGCACATCTCGTCAGCAAATTAATCGGCGTTGTCATCGTGTTCCCGTGGATGGGCGCGGCGGCCGTGGGGCTGCACACGCTATCCGGCCTGCTGCGTACCTGGCAAACGCCGTTTGACGGCGGTGTCGGACTCGAAATCGCGCTGGCGCACTTTCTGTTTAATTTCGGTGTCACGTTGGTCTTTCTGCCGCTGCTGCCGATCGGCGTGCGCCTCATTTGTCGCCTGATTCCGGAAGGGATCCAGCCGGAACGCTACGGCCCGCGCTATCTCGACGAACGCGCGCTGGAAACACCGTCGTTGGCGCTGGCCCAAGCCGCACGCGAAGTGTTGCGGATCGCGGGGCTGGCGCACGAGGCGTTTCATCACAGCATCGCGCTGTTCGAACGCGGTCCCGATTTCTTTGCCGTCGTGGAGCGCATTGAGGCCGTCGACGACAAACTCGATTGTCTGGATCGCGGCGTGCGTTTTTTTCTCGCGAAGATGAGCCAAGAACTGCTGACCGAAGAGCAAGTGAAGGCACAGTTGGGCCTCCTCGACATCGGGTCGAGCTTGGAAGAAGTCGGCGATATCGTCTCGAAGGAAATGATCCAGTTGGGCCGCAAGCGTCACGATCGGCAACGCACATTTTCCGATGAAGGACTCGACGAGCTGCGCGTGTATCACGCCAAATTGGAAGATTTGTTCACGATCGTCATCGGCTGTCTCACTACGCACGATCCCGTGTTGGCGCGCGATGCCGAAGGCCGGAGCCGGATGCTGATTTCGATGGAAGAAGATCTGCGGCTGGCGCATTTGCGGCGCTTACACGAAGGGGTGAAAGAGAGTATCGAAACCAGTTCGATCCATATCGACTTGCTGAGCGACTTCAAACATGTGGCGCAGAAATTGGGCCATGTCGCGCGGATCAGTCTGGAACCGGGCCGATGA
- the pyrF gene encoding orotidine-5'-phosphate decarboxylase: MKKNPIFVALDRPDLDAALQLAQELAPHVGGFKVGLELLNTAGAPHVVAALRDYGLPIFFDGKFHDIPNTVAGAVRAVARLGVTWCNVHAAGGSAMMRAAVAAAHEGAEAAGVVPPAVLAVTVLTSLTVTDLQQLGVWQIPNDAALQTAVVTLAERAQAAGCAGVVASPQEIATIRAACGREFLIVTPGVRPTWTGSQDQARIMTPHDALAAGADYLVIGRPITNPSPDVGTPAAAAQRILQEIDGTPPLPVGERGGRGGGL, from the coding sequence GTGAAGAAGAATCCCATCTTCGTCGCACTGGATCGTCCCGACCTGGATGCCGCATTGCAATTGGCGCAGGAGTTGGCGCCCCACGTCGGCGGATTCAAAGTCGGCTTGGAATTGTTGAACACCGCCGGCGCTCCGCATGTCGTCGCTGCACTTCGCGATTATGGCCTCCCGATTTTTTTCGACGGCAAATTTCACGATATTCCAAACACGGTGGCCGGCGCAGTGCGTGCCGTCGCGCGGCTCGGCGTGACGTGGTGCAACGTACATGCGGCCGGCGGTTCGGCGATGATGCGCGCGGCCGTCGCGGCGGCGCATGAAGGCGCCGAGGCCGCAGGCGTGGTGCCACCGGCGGTGTTGGCGGTCACTGTGCTGACGAGTCTGACCGTAACGGATTTGCAGCAACTGGGCGTGTGGCAGATCCCGAACGACGCAGCATTGCAGACGGCGGTCGTCACGCTGGCCGAACGCGCGCAAGCCGCGGGATGCGCCGGCGTGGTGGCCTCGCCACAGGAAATCGCCACCATTCGTGCTGCATGCGGTCGCGAGTTCCTGATCGTGACGCCCGGTGTACGGCCGACGTGGACCGGAAGCCAAGACCAAGCGCGCATCATGACGCCGCACGACGCGCTGGCCGCCGGAGCGGATTATCTCGTGATCGGCCGTCCGATCACCAATCCGTCGCCGGATGTCGGCACTCCGGCGGCTGCAGCGCAGCGCATTCTGCAGGAGATTGATGGTACCCCCCCTCTCCCCGTTGGGGAGAGGGGAGGGCGAGGGGGAGGCCTATGA